ATGCTGAACACATGGAGTGGCCATGCCAAATCCCTATGTAGTCCAGCAAGTTTGACCGAGAAGACGTTGAGAGTATGCATGTAGGAGCACGCGAAGTCTCGTGGCCCAGGTGGTTCATCCGTGAAGCGCATCGGTGGAATAAGTGCTACATATATATACGCATCCATATAATTTATGTAGGTCGCAAGTTTGAAAATCTATTTACATGAACGAAATATCTAGAGAAAATGGCTTCTATACCACTGAGACAAGCATCAATTGCTCATTTGCCATCGAACAAAGCTCTAGTGCTCATATACCAGACACAAACGAATTCTAGTGCTTATTTGCCATCGCCGTTAGTCCATCGTCAGAATCTCTACGTTTTCCTGTCAGTCAATCTGAGAATTCCAGTTTTACCCTCGTCTCATCTCTTCTCTTAGaatagaaaaaaaaaacagaaaaatcaACGCACACCACACCACCCGACCAGTTCACGCACGCACACAGCAGCGGCCATGGcggaaccgccgccgccgccgctcccccaGCGCAtgcccctcctccctctcccgcTCCCTCAGGCTAACTACTCGTCGAAGGTTCTGCCGCTCCCCCAGCCTTTGTCGAGGCCGAAGGTTCCGCCGCTCCCCGAGCCCCAGCGAATGGAGGCACCGCCGACGGCGCCGCTCCCCCAGCtccggcctccgccgcctccTGTCGCGGCCCTGCTTCCCTCCCTCCCGTCCTCCGCGGCTTCAACTGCCTTAGCCCAACTAGCAGCGCCGACCTCTCCCGCCGACCATGTCGCGCCGAACCCTAGAATCGGGGATTCCGGCGATGTGGAGAGCGGGTCAGGGATGTCCACGGTCGAGGCCCTCGAAGAGATCATCCCGTACGTGGGCACACTCGCTGCAGCTCCTCTGCCCCAAATTTCCAAGCTCCATGAGGAGGACGGCGTGGCCGACGAATGCGGCTCCACCTCTCTCTCTGATATTTGTGCTAGGTAATTTTTCAGTCTGTCTATTTTTGCTAAAGTTTTAGATAGGAGCATACAAAtattggcatggtttcatcatccACAGGATGATCCAATCATGTACTTACACAGTAGAGGTGAAGATTTGTGGCGGTGGAACAGAAATCTGTGGGGATTCTACATTTACTTGGGATATTGTTGAGGGTAGTAGCTCAAGCTTGAAGGATCTAGTGGCTTCCATTGCTGGAACTTTTCCACTATTTTCAGTGGAGAATATAATTCTTGAGTACGTTGACTCTATTAGTGGCAACAATATTTGTGTCTCAAATGATGAAGAATGCCTGAAAATGTACGAGTCTTTTCATCAAAATAGAAGTGGTAATCTGATCATCAAACAATCTGACCCAAGTGATAGTGTTGATGTGCATTTTTCTCCATTGAATCAAACACCATCAGTAGCACTGCCTAGTCAAGCAAGCAATGTAAATGATGAAGCTAAAGTATGCCTTATAGATACATATCTTGCAAATCCACATGAAGAATATGAACATGTTGGTGTAGATGAGGAGGACCAATACTCAATTGATAGTGCTGGTTCAGATAGTGATGATGAGCTCGGGGAAAAAAAAGATATACCAAATAGTGAGCATGTAGAGGATAGCAGCGATGACGAGGAGTGGGTTACGGAAGATGCTAGACCAGATGTTATTCCAGAAATAGTGTATGATAAAGAAAACCCACCAATGCATATTGGTGCAAAGTATCCTAATATTGAAGAGTTTAGGTTGGCAATTGCTACGTATGCCATAAAGAGAGAGTGTGATTTTCAAGTTGACAAAAGTGAGCCTACACGATTCAGGGCTCATTGTCGCGAGTCTAAAGATTGCACATGGAGAATTCATGCTGGGAGGTTGGATGATGGAGAAACTATGGAGGTATATATTTTAGTTAGTTGCATACTCTAGCTGTTATTAGATGGAGTTGACTCTATTTTCTTACCCATTACAATTTACTGCAGGTCAAGGTTCATTTGGAGAAGCACACATGTGCTAGtacaaagaaaaaaaaggagcaCCATAATGCTTCAAAGGCATGGGTGTGTGAGAAAGTCATGGACTGGGTTAAAGAAGATCCTAGTGTTCGCCCAAAGGAGTTACAGAGGAGGCTACATGACAAGTACAAGATCGAGATCAATTATACAAAAGTATTCAGGGGCAAAGGGCTAGCAATGGCTAAGTTGTTTGGTGATTGGGATGAGTCTTTTGACAAGCTGTATGCCTGGAAAGCGGAGGTTGAGAAGAGGTCTCCTGGAAGCATAGTTGCGATTGACCACATGGAGTATGATCAGAAAAAGTATTTTATACGGATGTTTGTTGGATTGAAGCCTCTTTGCGATGGATTCTTGGCTGGATGCAGACCTTACTTGGCGATAGACAGCACTCATTTGACAGGCAAGTATAGAGGCCAGTTAGCTACTGCTTGTGCTATTGATGGGCACAATTGGCTATACCCTGTAGCATATGGAGTTATTGATGCGGAAACTACTGTAAGTTGGGTGTGGTTTATGGAGAAGCTTCGTGAGGCTATTGGCTCTCCCCCTGGCCTAGCCATATGTTCAGATGCAGGTAAAGGGATTGACACTGCAATTGAAAAGGTGTTTGAGTATGCAGAACATAGGGAATGCATGCGACACTTGGTTGTGAACTTCAAAAAAAAGTTTCATGGCAAAGTTTTTGATGATCATTTGTGGCCAGCTGCTTATTCGTGGACTCCTCGCGCTTTTGACTATCACATGGCAGCCATAGAGCAGAAAAGGGCTGCTGCGATTACATACTTAAAGAAGTACCACAGCAGGCTATGGTCAAGGAGCAAATATTCATGTTCCTCAAAAGTGGATTGTGTGACAAATAATTTGGCCGAGTGTTTCAACAACTGGATCCACAAGCACAAAGGTTTAATGTTGTTTCAGCTCATGGACAAGATCAGGAGGAAGATTACCATTAAGCATGAGAAGAGGAGAAGGGTTGCTAGGAAATTGCAAGGTCGACGTATACTTCCAAGTGTCATGAATGAGCTGAATGAAAAAAGTAGGGGGCTAGACATTGAATATGAGAGAATAGATGACATGATTGCAGAGGTTACCGAGTGTGCTGCGCTGGGTGACAAGCGCCACATTACTGATCTAGCGAATAGGACATGCACATGCCAGGCGTTTCAAGTCTCTGGGAAGCCTTGCAAACATGCAATCAGCTTTATTACTGGAATTAGGGGAGTCACCATAGCAGATTTTGTTGATGACTATTACAGCGTTGCCAAGTTCACTGCAGCTTATGCCCATGTTCTTCCTGGCCTGACCGACATGTCTCAATGGCCAAGTGTGAACAAAGATTTCATTTTGAATCCCCCAATCCTTAGGAGGGCCCCTGGGAGGCCAAAAGTACAGAGGCATAAAAGTGGTGCCGAGAATAGCAAGGGCAAGGAAAATAAAGGCCAGCACCAATGTCCAATTTGCAAGGCCTATGGACATAGATGGCAAAGCTGTAAAGATGCTGCTCCGGAAGCACTAGCTGCCTATGCTGAAGTAGCAAAGCAAAAAAGGTAGTGCTTGCTTCAATATTACTGTTTTTATCATAATCTTGTCCTAATGATGCTAATATGTGAAACTAATGCAGGgacaaaagaaagaaaaaacccATTACAAAGGCTGTTCTTCCATGTTCAATCGAAACTGAAACTGCACTGCCTCTACTTCTATGTCCGAGTGATGCAATTGAAGACAATGTCGCCAAGTCGAAATCATCAAAGACCACCTCTAAATCTACAAGGTATGAAAGCTGCACAATCTTCAATGAAATGTTTCTTTGACAATGTGTAAGTTAGCAACGTATATTCTGCGAGGATCATCATAGTATGTAATCTGATGTTTTAATGTAGATCAAAGGCCATATCTGTTGCGCCTGACAGCCCTGCAATGGGCACTCGAAGCAAGAGGAGTGTTGCACCTGACAGCCCCGCAATGAGCACTCGaagcaagaagaagctgaaacTGTGATATTCAGCAAAATTTCACATATTATTTACATATCGTAACTCTTCATGTCTAATTTATCTATAGACTTTGCTTATGTGAACAACCTACTCTCGGTTGTGGTCTTTTGGTAGGAATGGAAACTTGAGTTTACTTATGCATGACTGAATTTGGTGTTTGCTGAATGGTTTCTAAATGATGTGAACTTTGATGAGTATTATTCTGTAGCTGAAGTATATATATGCTGATACTGTTATCTGTGCACTGTTGTTTTGCTGAAATGAGTAATTACAGGCAAAATGCTGTCAGTTTTTTCCTAGATATGTTCTCTCATTGTTGCTTATTTGCCACTGAGGGCAAACAAGTCATTTTGGCATATGAAAACTGTGAGGTAACGTTGTTCTAACAGCCAGTGGCATACGAGCACTAGAATTCGTTTGTTACTGGTATATGAGCACTGAAGCTTTGTTCGATGGCAAATGAGCAGTTGATGCTTGTCTCAGTGGTATAGAAGCCATTTTCTCAAATATCTAGGGTTAGGAAGAGGAAGTTAATTGTTATACTTACTGGTGTCCTCAAAGGAGCCGAAATAGCCGGACCATCGCTCCTCCCAGCGATGGCGGAACTTGGCAGCCATGTCGGCCTCGTAGTCCTCCTCGCCTGCTTCCACCGCCGTCCTGTCTCTCATCTCCTCCGCTTCGATTGCCTTCCTCCTCGGGTCCCCCGGGTCCATGCCGGAGTTGCTCCTCGGGTGAGCCGCCTCCTCGTGCAGCATCTTCAGCCTCTCACCCTCCCCGGCCCTCGCGGTCTCCTCCCTGATCTCTGCCATCAACCTCTTCAAGGCCGGATCGATCGCCGCCCACGTCCGTAACCGCGAGGATCTAAAACCTAGGCTTCTCACCGCGTACGTTGCGGGGTCGGATAACCAAACTCTTATATAGCCGCACGCCCACACCAACCCTCTCCCTCTCGTAACCCTACGCAAGGCTGAGCGCCGCCACGCCCTACTCCACTCCTCCGCCGGCAGATCCGGCCATCCAAGCCCCTTACCCGCCGTATTCCGTCCCGTCGACGCCCGAGACCCCGCCGCCAGCCAGGAGCAGCGACCTCATCGCTAGGAGATTGAAGCCCACCCCGACGCCATTGACGGCCGAGCCGCCAGCAGCATCCTGAGTTCCTGACGCGACGCCCAAACCGCAAGGTGCCGATCGAGTGGGCCAAATGGCACAGATTCCAAACCTCGATAACGCGCCGCTCAATCTCACTGCCCTCAGGGAGCAGTCACAGAAGGAACTCGTCAGCATAATCAAGAGCATCATGGGGAACAAGTGTCTGGTCATCGATCCGAAGCTCGCGGGCACCCTCTCGCTGATCCTGCACACCTCGGTGCTAAAGGAACATGTCACAGAGCTGCGGATCCTCTCCGCCGACCCTGTGCAGACGGAGTGCCCCAAGGTGGTGTACCTTGTTCGGTCCCAGCTCAGCTTGATGAAATTCGTGGCAAATCAGATCAAGAACGACGAATCCAAGGGCCTCCAGAGGGAATACCACCTCTATTTTGTGCCACGTCGTGTAGTTGCCTGTGAGATGATTCTGGAGGAAGGGAAAGTTCATCAGAAGTTGGCAATAATCGGAGAATATCCCTTGTATCTGGTTCCGTTGGATGAGGATGTCATTTCTTTTGAGCTTGGTGATGATGACTATTCCTCGCAGGAATGTCGCCTTATTGAAGGGGATACGGCGACTTCTGTGTGGCACATTGCAGAAGCTATCCATAGGCTAGAGCTTGCCTTTGGAGTCATCCCCAATGTTAGAGCCAAGGGTGTGGCATCAACCAAAGCTGCCCAGCTGCTCAACCATATGCATCTCCAAGACCCTGTCCACATGGATGACATGGGGATTCCGGAGATAGAGACCGTTATCTTGCTAGATCGAGAGGTGGATATGGTGACACCAATGTGCTCTCAGCTGACGTATGAAGGCCTCTTAGACGAGATGCTGGAAATTCACGACGGAtctgtgcaagttgatgccggcATCATGGGCGCCCAACAAGATGGGAAAAAGGTCAAGGTTCCACTCAATTCGAGCGATAAGTTGTACAGGGAGATTCGAGACCTCAACTTCCATGTTGTGCTTCGGGTCGTCCACCAAAAGGCAACGTCTATTCAGCAAGATTACGCGCAAGTGAAATCCACGAATACGCAGTCGGTTTCTGAGCTCAAGGACTTTGTGAAAAGGTTACACTCCCTACCGGAGATAACCAGGCATGTTAATTTGGCGCACCATCTGCAATCCTTTGCTGGAAAACCCTTGTTTCATGCCCGAGTAGAGATTGAGCAAAAGATACTGGAGGCGAAGGACTATGATACGTGTTACAAGTACATTGAGGAGATCATACAGAAGCAAGAGCCTATTGAGACTGTGCTTCGCCTTCTGGTGTTATTTTCCCTTACAAATGCTGGGTTGCCGAGGAAGAATTTCGACTACCTGAGGCGGGAGATACTGCACAGTTATGGCTTTGAGCACATGCCCTTGTTGTACAATCTGGAAAAGGCTGGCCTTGTTAAAAGGCGGGAATCGAGGAGTAATTGGGCTGTTATTAGGAGAGCTCTCCAGCTTATAGTTGATATAAAGGATCCTGATTCCCCTGATGATATGTCATACGTCTTTGCTGGATACGCGCCTCTTAGTATTCGCCTTGTTGAGCATGCTATGAGGTCTGGATGGCAATCTATTGAAGAAGTGTTGAAATTATTGCTGGGCCCTCGTCTGGATTTGAAAAGAGGTGTCTCGACCATTAGTGGTTCATCAGAATTGCTACCAGACGGGGCACAGCAGAATACCGACAGGGTTGGCCGTCGCTCCGTTGTTCTGGTTGTGTTTGTTGGTGGCGTAACATTTGCTGAGATTGCCGCGCTTCGATTTCTTGGTGCACAGGAAGGAATGGGCTATGACTTCGTGGTTGCAACAACAAAGGTCATCACTGGCAACACATTACTAAGACCAATTATAGCCAGCAGCAAACAGAGGATTGTACAAAGCATCACAAACCCATGCCCAGGAGGGGATTTTCCTTGTTCAGTTCAGGGCCACTTTTTATTCTGCCACTGGAAATGCTATTGCTTGTGCTCTTGCATTCGAGTCTTGTATTTTCTTGTCAGATAAAGCGTGTAAATTGATAGCTCCTGTACAGACATAGATGCTCCGCAAACATCGATTTGAAGGATCTGCAATTATCTATGGACATGACAAAAATGTGTTGCAATTCAATTTACGCACTTATGTACAGTAACAGTCCCACCGTTCAACACAATGGTGATAAAAGTTACGCGGAGCCATTTACAAGCCAGCATCAGATTCTTTTGCTAACTCCAAGAAACATGCTAAAGTAACTAGCAAACCAAGCCACAGTCCTTAACTGCCCCGAACATCTCATGGCTCTTCAGGGTTTGACATTCTTGTCTCTGTAAGCATCTTTCATTTGTTTCTATCCATAAGTTTGTCCTGGTCTGTACTGTCAAGTGTCTGCTAGAGATCTCGAGTTCTTTGCAATATTCACTTCGATGTTATGGGGGGAATACATGGTTCTAAACAGCAATCAGTTTGTCTTTTGTATCACAATCATCGTCTTCACAAGTCACTGTGCCCAGCCTAGTGGAGTATGGTTTTGTTCTCAGTTTGAAAGTAAAACATGTATATTGAACTGAGATATATGGAAAATGGGAAACAAATTAATGTTCTTCCATATTACCAAAATTTCATCATACACTCTCAGCAGACAATGCTTCCGAAGAATCTGAGCCAAGAAGCCTTTCTGCTTCATCATTAGCCTCAGCTTGTATACGCCATTGCTGAAATGGTTATAGAAGCAAATGTTAGTTCCTCGTAAACGATGTTATGCTCGATACAATTTTGGGCAGAAGGTTTTCCACCTCTTCAAGACTGTCAATCTCCATCAACTGTTCAATTTGTTCTGATATTCTTTCCTGAATTGTAACACTCATTATTAGCTATCTGCCCGGAATTaatcagaaaaacaaaaacaatgGTAGATTAGGTAGTATACTGTATGCATTGATAGGAACTTACTGCACCGGTTGCTGCTTCAGCAACGATAACGTCAGAGTCCATTTCAACTTCAATTTCAATCATAGAACATAACTGCAATGCCATATTCAACATTTTATTTCAGCCAGATCACATGAGAAATGTACACAGATTTATATTTACAGTCTCTTGTATTACTTTTGCGTAACTTTCCATCAGCTCAATCTTTGCCAACAGCGTAGTTTCCAAGCTTTTTCGTACCCTCTTCACTCTACCACGTCGAGCACTGCAAATTAGTTTGTACAATGCTCAATTCTCTTCATAAAACACTGCAGTAGAACATGAAACTATTGTAATAAAACAGTGCTTTTTAAGTAAATTAAACCGGTATGATAGAAAACATGCAACGTCTGTAAAAATTACCGATATGATGGTTCGCCTACTGCTAATATCTTGTTCTCCAACTGACACATTCTTGCAAGCATCCACACCTTCGATGGAATAAttctggacactatgcttttcaAAACTTTACGTTTAGCAGAAGATTTACTGGTTACAGAGATTAAACAGACAAACCTCTTTTTCAACAAGCCGTTTCAGATCCTTAAGACGACTTTGAAGCATGTCATATTGAGATAAGAGTTTCTGCTGTACAGCAACTATGTCTACCGCCTTTTGCGGAAGCTGGACAAACACAAGAGTTAAATCATGCAGAATAGATAATACACACCACAGTTTCTAATTCGAGACTAGTCACTGCGTTTATCTCCAAAAAACATTAGTCAACACCAAAAATAATTTGAAGTTGATAGTATGGTTGAGAACATGATTAGAATTATCATCGCCATCAGCAATGCTAACGAAATGGGTAGTATTGCCAACAAGTACTGGCAAGATCAGGTGGAGCTAATCCATCAATAAAGCAAGATGGAACGGTCTAATTTAATAGTAAACAAATTTATCGATGATACATGACTAGATCTTTACCTACCTGCTCAGAGTGTCTGTACTTTGTTTCATTTCTTTAATGAAAGAAACACCCTAGATGTTTTTGCTACATGGAATTCAAACATACCTTTCGTGTCTCTGGCAGGATCACTTGATTTAGTGTTGTTCCTACAGCAGCCGATGCAATGGCAGTTGCTGTAATTAGTCTAGGGAGACTTGGATCAATGAATGCAGAAACAGCATCTCCAGAAGCAAGCAAAGCAACAGCACCAACAACTAGATAAGGACTAAGAAACAATGGTCCTGCATTCTTTGATGGCACTCTTAGCAACTTTGAGATCTCTCCACTGACATGGTTAGTGAGGCACATGGGTTCTCCTGGACTAAACCCTTTTGAGCGTGCCGCAATCTTGAGGGGGCCCATCTGACGATAAGCATTGGCTGGGGCAGCCAAGGAAATGGTCACTCTTTCTCCTCCTTGAGCAGGCAGTTCCACAGTCTTGGTAGCAAATCTATGTGTGCGGGCTGTTCCTGAgggtgtccggatctgcaacacaaatGACAGATAAATATATCAGTAATCAGAAACTGAAACCAAATTGACATAAGCTGTTAACAGTATTGTGCATAGATTGTAAGGATGATATCATCCATGAAAGGCTGAGCTGAAGCCCCAGCATGCTGCCCACAAAATTCCGTACGCCAATCAATATTCAATGAGAAATGGCAGTTAGATCTTGACTGTCGAATTTAGCAGCACTTAAGAATTGGGCAACATTGGGTATATGGCATAATGGACTGTTTACTACAGAGTTGATAGTTGCCAACTCTTTACGACCAAATTTGGTCATGCTGACTTGACTGACAAGTGTTTG
This sequence is a window from Aegilops tauschii subsp. strangulata cultivar AL8/78 chromosome 7, Aet v6.0, whole genome shotgun sequence. Protein-coding genes within it:
- the LOC109786743 gene encoding vacuolar protein-sorting-associated protein 33 homolog; the protein is MAQIPNLDNAPLNLTALREQSQKELVSIIKSIMGNKCLVIDPKLAGTLSLILHTSVLKEHVTELRILSADPVQTECPKVVYLVRSQLSLMKFVANQIKNDESKGLQREYHLYFVPRRVVACEMILEEGKVHQKLAIIGEYPLYLVPLDEDVISFELGDDDYSSQECRLIEGDTATSVWHIAEAIHRLELAFGVIPNVRAKGVASTKAAQLLNHMHLQDPVHMDDMGIPEIETVILLDREVDMVTPMCSQLTYEGLLDEMLEIHDGSVQVDAGIMGAQQDGKKVKVPLNSSDKLYREIRDLNFHVVLRVVHQKATSIQQDYAQVKSTNTQSVSELKDFVKRLHSLPEITRHVNLAHHLQSFAGKPLFHARVEIEQKILEAKDYDTCYKYIEEIIQKQEPIETVLRLLVLFSLTNAGLPRKNFDYLRREILHSYGFEHMPLLYNLEKAGLVKRRESRSNWAVIRRALQLIVDIKDPDSPDDMSYVFAGYAPLSIRLVEHAMRSGWQSIEEVLKLLLGPRLDLKRGVSTISGSSELLPDGAQQNTDRVGRRSVVLVVFVGGVTFAEIAALRFLGAQEGMGYDFVVATTKVITGNTLLRPIIASSKQRIVQSITNPCPGGDFPCSVQGHFLFCHWKCYCLCSCIRVLYFLVR
- the LOC109786744 gene encoding uncharacterized protein isoform X1, which gives rise to MALAFLPPAPAVHHPPRPLNPPPLACATNTGFSFLFPPSSRWPSLQRASSAAAGDGAGSSEAPGDSSLDADLLRRVSGAEDADRALDIVAESLGGGAGSGSKASLDSSDCNAIVAAALDRGNVDLALSVFDAMRSGLARVGRWSWARPDARTYALLVQRLAAALRVSDAIRIVDYVSRAGVSSAEEVPFGITVRCPTCMVAIAVAQPQHGTQVVSCSKCRYQYELFSGDVTSIESEEVSMDISAFEKALQFINVMKDDLPAAVHSIVIRTPSGTARTHRFATKTVELPAQGGERVTISLAAPANAYRQMGPLKIAARSKGFSPGEPMCLTNHVSGEISKLLRVPSKNAGPLFLSPYLVVGAVALLASGDAVSAFIDPSLPRLITATAIASAAVGTTLNQVILPETRKLPQKAVDIVAVQQKLLSQYDMLQSRLKDLKRLVEKEVWMLARMCQLENKILAVGEPSYRARRGRVKRVRKSLETTLLAKIELMESYAKLCSMIEIEVEMDSDVIVAEAATGAERISEQIEQLMEIDSLEEQWRIQAEANDEAERLLGSDSSEALSAESV